From the Xenopus laevis strain J_2021 chromosome 7L, Xenopus_laevis_v10.1, whole genome shotgun sequence genome, the window CATCtgaaaactgaaataaataattgGCACAGACTGTAGAGGCACTATGTATATATCACCATGCCACCAGTGAGTTAGTAGAGAGAAGGTCACATGGCTGTCCATAGCGCAGATATGCTGCTTTGCatatggccatacactattagatccgctcatttggcgaggtcaccaaacgagcggatattaacccgatatgcccactaacggctgggcgacaTTGGGTGAATCCAAACATTCGTCCCtggggccaaacgattggattacaatgctgcgaatgggtgcagacgggtcgcaggaccacatcaactatccAATTCGGTCCTGGAtcgcccgatcgatatctgcctgatttttggcctgatatcgatcgggaggacctgtcgggagcccccacacgtGGGCATATAAAATGCagaatctgtctaaaggacccatatcgGCAGTTTTAATTTGCCCGTGTAAGGTATTATCTGTATCCTGCTCTCTGCATGTCTGCTGGTGCACTCTGCTACCTGTTCTGCATGAAGGATACATATTTCTGATTGTGATACGTGCATAGTGATATGGAATGCTTTGCATCAGATATGTTGAGTTTTGTTGTACCAATAACGGATGTATGTATATAGTTGTTGTGTCAGGAATGGAGATCACCGCCCCCCCTACACTGTATGCCCTAAATGGTACAGATGTACGGCTGTCCTGCAAATTCAGCTCCTGTTACAAAATGGACAACAACAAACTCTTCTCCATGAACTGGACATACAAGAGCTGTGAGAACTGCAGTGAGGAGATGGTGAGGGATATAGCAACATTTCTGCTCCTTATTATTGGTATCTGTTAACTTATACTGCTCATGTCACATCatggtttttttgtttgtcttcATGTTATAGTTAACAATGCCGCTATCAGAACAAGTTACGTTAGCCATGGTATACAGTGTTGAACTAGAACCCATATCATATATACAGACCCTAACCCAAACTCCAATgcccacatttttttcattaaaacattcatgcAAAATCCTATTGCAGATTTATTTCTTAATACTTACAGTAGCTTGTGATGTAACAATAACATCTTTAACAATGATATTACATAATTGGTGTTAAATAGAcaatttatttcttatatttaacACCTTTTTTTTAGCACCAAGTGGCACATTCCTTACTATATCTTACTAATCATTATTCCATATCACTAGATGTTATTTGTTGCTGAAGTGAGCCTCAGCAACTTATGTTTTTGTACCTGGTCCCTCTTTCTTTAGGAAATACTATACACCAATACTCTTGTAAAATGCTTGCAGGGTTGAAGGAAAATGTGGCTATACTGAATAGAAAGAATACAACATCATGTTATCCAGTTCCATTAAAGTAAATAATGTGGCAAAGCTACAGGAAAAGTATCAAAGTTAACTACAATATGCAATCACccactactttttattatagtAATCTTTTCCAGGACAGTTACTATTTTTTCTCTtcttaaaattacaaataaagttaaactGTGTATGTTTTTTCTGTTGTTCATCTTTCACTAATGTCTTTCTCCCACTATCAAAATGTCATTGTCTGTGTCACTTTCTcagtaatttgtgttttttgtgttattacttGAATCTCCTTGTACTTAATATCACTGTAACAACACAGGTCCTTAAGCAATAATTTGGTTTCTATTTTGTTCACTACTTGTTATGGCTATGGTGGCTTAAGCATCTTAGCTTTCAGTGCCTGCAATGTTTAgattttaatattacaaatatacaatttgtatgtatataatagTATACAGAGCAGTCTGGTCAACCCTTACTTATGGTGCCCTGCGAAGACCACATAGTTCCAACATCCTAAAGACTAGCCATAATCCCATAAATGTAATTGCCTAATTTAACTGTCATATTgccttccttttttaaaattctagcTGTTGTAAACTACAAATGCCAGAATTCCTCAGCCACTGTAGCACCCACAACCTGAACAGTCTCAAatttgtcaaaaatgttttgttctcTAGTTCAGTAGAGAAAGTTAATGACGTTTGGCCTGTTTCTCTCAAGGGTAAGTACTAAAACCAGTGAATTCATCagagtatatttattatttattataactatGAGCCCTAAAACCCAGACCaacttgaatggccgcccccctTGGCTACCCAtaagcctatttatataaactgtagctgtgcttctgaagcaaacacacaatttgTATCATTTGTATTATATTGACATGCACTGAAAATCCACTATATTTCTGTTTACCTGTTCTAATCTATTCCAGATATCAGATCATATCAAAAGGTCTCTTGTGTAGCTAGCCCCCTAAATGTACTCAGTCTCAGTACAGTCTGTAGTGAGATATAACCTAAAACTATGTGAGCATAATAATTCGTTCATCCTTATTAAAGTATCCACAGTGCTCCCTGCTGAAACCTCTGTCCTGTCTACGCTGtgtctcaatgaaattaatgattGTACCCTTGGTCTATGTCAATTCAGCTGCATTCCCAACTGTGGTATAACAGTCCCTTCAAGGGCTGTTTTTCTATGATGTGAATGCATTGCAAAACTCATCTGTTGTGTCAGTACTGTTACTGTTACTTTGGCTCCTCTCATATATTCTTGCTGTCTGTGTACTGTTCCTAATCTTGTCTTATTGCATTAATACCGTATTCACAATTCTGTTTTGTGTTGTTACTTTGCCTCTACACAATCATTAACCAATTTTGTCCTGGTGAAGCAACTAGAGACTCAGCCCCAATACACCACAGCATTTTTAATAGAAAGCAATCAGCTcctagaaaaacaaataaaagatctTAGTGGCGGAGCAGAAGTATCATTTTCCTAGTGGGTTCTATCCCATCCTTTCTAGTTACCTATATCCCACAGCCCCACATGTAGAATTGCTTTGTCCTTCAGCATGCaatgtttttattctgcagtgaaaatctatttttgtgCACAATAGGCCTACTTAGTGCCTTAGTTGAACCATGTCTCAAGCCCCCTATACTTCCCCTAGCTAATCACTACTATTTCTGATATGGATGGTCTTCTTATTGTACTTTTTAAGGGGAGCTTCTGTGCCTCTTATTATTTTCACAAGTTTCCAATGTCTTTTAGACAGGAGacatttctcttcattttgtcaaGCATAACCATTCCCAGGAAACATCTGTGCCACAGATTTACTTCTACttaatgttttgtatttataaaatgtatttacagtggACTGACATTTTATACAGTGCTTTAAAGAGATCATTCACCCCAGCCATCAGCCGCTGCCTCTGTGGAAGTTAGAGTGTGTAATACCACACACAGGCATGTTAAAATTAAACTCAAGATGCTAATGCTCCAAGGTAACTGCTGAGCCACTATAAACAGATACCACCTCAAGTATAGCATAGtataggtttgggacctgttatacagaatgcttgggacgtggggttttccagattaggtgTCTCTccataaatataatgtaaatctacaaagaaaaatatttatacattaaataaccccaacaggattgtgtttcctccaataaggattaattaaatcttagttgggaacaagtacaaggaattgttttattattacagagaaaagggaaatcatttttaaaaaatttaattatttggtttaaatgtagtctatgggagatggtcttcagAGCTTTCTTTATAttgtgtttccggataagggatcccattcttGTAGTCTAATTATCAACAGAAAAGCTCCAAACTGCTCTTTTGCTTATGTCACTTATATCTCATGATATTCTCTCATTACATTGATCTTTCCAGTGTTTCCATAATGCTCTTTACCTTTCAATAATAAAGCATATTTCATTACATCCTCTACAATGTACAATTTTGCTCTATAAGGTCTATGATGAATTATTTACTTACATTCCTAATGTTCCTGAAGGTACACTTTTTCATGCATTCAAGCCAGgtttaaatagcaatttataCCAACCTGCAACAAGCAAAGGAAGGCTAGTACTTACTGCCTGGTTAGGAGCTCCTCTTCATAGTATGCACAACCAAATCATTCCCACACATGTatggaggtttaaaggagaaggaaagctaccaaggcagtttattgccaatacataAGCATAAGTGCAAGCTATAacgcaatatttattctgtagaatgctttactatatctgagtaaacagctctagaagctctctgtttgggatagaagctgccatattagcttggtgtgacatcacttcctgccagagtttctccctgctcgctctcagctctgggctcagattacagcagtgaggagaggagggagaagggagggagagaggagcaaactgagcatgctcaagccagtgccctggaggtttaagatgaaagaaggaagtctgatagagaagcccatgagtacacaatagaaggaaagaaatgtggtgtttcttttgtcagATAACTCAGaacagaattactttgagggtttagtggtgtttttatatagacctttctgataaagctttacttagttttaacctttccttctcctttaatgcacccAATCCTGATCCTAGTTTAACCAGTAGGATTGTTGCTTACTATGGTAAATGAGCCATATTATTATCCATAAGTTcttatataatttaaaagattGCCTTTCTGCATTCTTGATTTAAATGACAGCTGCTTTACACCCTTCTCACATATTGTTTGAAATAGAATCTAAGGACAGAGTCAAGCcataaggctaagggcacacagaGCGTTGACTCCACCTCCATTCAGCTCCACTTTGTGTAGCAATGTAGAGGCGGAAGCTGAACTTGTGAGCGCAGTTTTACTGATGTGTGTAagggagcagatccgcttctctcagtctgcaaaaaaaacataGGCTGGGAGCAGCAGATTGACACTGAGTGTGCCCTCAGCCTAATAGTTCACATGATCtgtttgtatattgtttttgGAACTTCACAAgactgcagttaaaaaaaaaaagtgcttctaaattccccttagtgttcattcagaaaaaacctaaaaaacaaatCTAGTGAGGCATGCAAACCACAATGGGAAGGAGTGCAACTTAGAGAAAGAAAGGGTCAGAAGGAGGGGATGCCTATTTGCCACCCCACCCGGCTCATATGACTACAATGCTGTGGCTCctaattttttcacttttaaaaatgcCTCAGAGGCGTAATTgacctttaatgtttttaatatgcATTTGGCTACATGTTCGTAGAGTTTCAAATGCCCCTGTATGCAAGCCCTTGTATAGTCTGTTAGCATGGCAttaattttctggaaaacctGATATGTAGAAAGCTCTAAATTCAAAGCTCTAaacacagtactttgtacttgatacaaattaagatatcattaatcaatcctattgggtttaattaatgttaaaatgattatttagcagacttaaggtatggagatccaaatctaAGGTAtggaggtcccaagcattccagattaaTCTTTTACTCCCATAAATGCATTCATActagcaagaatgtgaatcgctggcaggatggcataagTGTTGCTGAAGCGACACTTATTCCATCCTGCTGaagattcacattcttgccaatATGAAGGCATTTccgggagattaatcgcccacaGTAGCTAAGATTTATCGCAGGTGACTAAAGCATTAAGATATAGTGCTAATATGTTAGATGGCATTTTCACAGTATCTGTGAAAGagataatagggctcatttagaaAAGCTCCAGTGTCTGATTCAGTGGAGTGTGCCATCAAATGCTGGGATGTTACAGTTCCAGTAAACTCACACCGATACAAGCAGAAAatacaaacttcttgcagatTTTTTacatgatgtagagaatgatattctgagacaatttgcaatttgttttcaatttgttttatttgtggtttttgagttatttagctttttattcagcagctcttcaattagcatcttaagcaatctggtaactagggtccaaattaccctagcaaccaagcattgatttgaataatagatcagtaataaaaagtaacaataacaatacatttgtagccttacagagcatttgttttttttgaagggagtcagtgacacccatttgaaagctgcaaagagtcagaagataaatgcaaataactataaaaaaaattaataatgaaaaccaattgaaaagttgcttagaattggctgttctataacataataaaagttaccttaaaggtgaaccacccctttaattgtcgtagtgatgagcgaaattttcaaaagtttcactgcaaaaatgacgACTCCTATGGGtgaaaattgttgtgtgtcaaaatttcGTTGCGCAGTTTGTCCTGcgtcaaaattaattttgttgtccatagacttcaatccattttggcgaattttcgctgttttGTTAATTTTGCATGAAACAAAATGGGTCTGATTCACCTATGACTAATTTTGTCAGACACATTGGGTGAGGGAAccagttctttttttttgcttcttgcaTTTATGTTCATGtttgtctttctgtctgtccctTATTTGTTGTTCCAAACTGGGAAACAAAAGGCCAGttgtaaacaaatatatatgaatCTTAATTAGTATTTTTTCAGGTCATGCGTGTCTTTTTGCACCCCACAGTTCATTCAGTATAATAAGAAGATCTCTTACCACAACCTTGAGCGTTTTCAAAGCCGAGTGGAGTTTATAGGGAATCCCATTAAAAATGACTTAACGGTGATGATCCACGACATCCAGCTACAAGACGAGGGATACTATTACTGTTATGTTCTGAATCCACCAGACCGAGATAGAGGCGTTGGAAAAATCCACCTGGAAGTTCGAACAGAGGGTTTGTAATGCTAAGAGATTAGAGGAGGCTATGTACCTGTGTGTGTTTGGATTGCAAGGTTATTATGATGTCCCATAACTAAGAGCCAGACCTTGTTGCAAGTGCTTATTTAATATGCATGTGTGACAGTGGATGCAAGAGGCAGCAAAGATTAAAAAGAGACATTATAGgaattatttattatgctgtgtaaaacaaaaggtgaatttatcaaggtgtgttttattttatgaactGAGAACGGCAGATTTGCCGGcgttattttatattgcttccgGTGGTattcactctaagaaaaaactcataaaaaatgtatgcagtttTTCCCGCCATTTTTGACATGGCCAAGCCTGGTGATAtgtgggggtatatttatcaaagagtgaagataaAGGTCACCACagtgccactctccattcatttctaggggattttgaaaggtgtatttatcaatggatgaaccttcactttcacccattgataaatactcttttacttttactttcactctagaggactgtggactgtgacgacctctaacttcactcttaataaatattcccctatgtctgtgtgtatctggTCTCTCAGTACATATGGCATCTGTGTGcatctgttttaaaggggacccttcacccaaaaaaattattcaaaatcctactttatcacattagtcaagcaaaatgaactttaattaaactatataaattgtttgaatcttgtttccttcagtctgggaattcaaaatgatagcaagcaggcagcagccattttgtgtggacactgttattaaggcatcatctcagaatcttgtttgtgcaccagaatgggggacacgatgtccatccccatgccctggctacacaattaaatgatgaagagaatgggggaatgtgtggagagcagtgacatctaggaagtgctgaatggaaagtgaaagtaattgtctgcctcgcctctatgcccatggcatagaggaggggcagacaatatttgattgacagctgacatttttaaatgagtttacaacagctatgaatgctttaataaaaaaattaaattggatttcatgtttaatttgaaaaggacttttattatacagttttttgtgtctgggtgacaagtccactttaaaggagcaactatgggatctgttacccaaaagcctgttattcagaaagttctgaattatgggacagccatctcccatagattccattttaatcaaataatttaaacatttaaaacatgtttcctttttctttgtaataataaaaaggtactttgtacttgatcccaactaagatataatgaatccttattggggacaaaacaatcctattgagtttatttaatgttcaccttattttgtagcagacttaacggtatggagattcaaattatggaaagatcccttatctggaaaccccaggtcttgagcattctggataacaagtcccataactataaatataataaaagaacaTTTACCTGGCAGTTAGACGATACTAGGAtaccataggggtcatttacttagtGAACCACAGTTGCACTTTTCTGCAGTATGTTGTAGGaaaaatgccattcattaaaggtacttgcatcaacatGCGCTCCTTGCACATCCATATAGTCGCACTCAACATTGCTGCCTTTCTCTTGACTCTTGTTCCAAATTAACTGCAATTGCATCTAATGATGCATGTTGCTGTGGAAACTCTGGAGTTACCACCAGCTCCAAACCAGatggcagctccagggttcctacagAGACTTGCATGCAGGTTCATTTGGTGCAACTGTTGTTGCAGCATGGTTGCACCAAATGAATCGGGTACACAGTTACTATCAAGCCAAAAATTATGCCAACCAGATATTGCATATGATTTATGTCAAAGTGCAAGTGGAATTGCGTTTGATACAACTTCCCCTGCTGACTGCAATAATCTTGGAATTATGAGAaaatacaaactataaaaaactaTGCATCCAAAatcacactttgcacactgcagtgcAGTATGGAAATGTCCTGTGTCTATTCTATAGGAGTGTATGCCAGTAAATAAAGGAGGAGATCCTATGCCAATGTGTTtattctgtatgtatgtatgtatgtatgtatgtatgtatatactgtatgtaggtatgtatgtatgtatgtatgtaggacAGCGAGGACAGGAAGAGACCAGATGCCCATGTCTgttctgtagtatataatggtgaatacagaaaaattaaagggaaactatgactgaaaatgaaaatgtgatatAATCTTTTCTCATAGAAATGAGACATTTTCCAAGTTCTCTGCCATCTCTTATAATGAATGTATTATTTACTATTCACCCCTCAGCCATTTGTCTCTCTGCATGCAGCTTTGTGTTGTAGTTGGTTATTTTTCAAGTCAGCTGTAATAGTCACTGTCTAGGCAAAGGGGGCACACAAGCTGAGAACTGTCCATCAAAATGTAACTCTGACtgctgcatatagagagacagattgctgagagggttacagtaacaattcagaattttacaTAGATCATCTTTAAAAAGTTGCACGAGAGGAAACTTATACAGTGTTAActttaacattttcacaaaagGTCGCCTTTAATTCAAGGCTTGTAGGCAACTTAATTTACATAGAATTCTATTTACATAGAAACTCTTGCTTGTGATCCTTTCAATTAAGTCAGGTATTCTTTCTACGTGTATCACAGAGGCAGACAGACAGTCTCAGTATAAGTGACAGGCACTGCTGTGTATATTACACTGGTGAGCAGAGATGCTCACATTGACACACATATTGACACACAACACAGAGTCACATTGACAAAAAGAGCCAGACTCATTTATTTGTATCCAAGTGACAGACATGGGCAGACTCTCTACAAGTAAGACTGACGAGCACTGTTTTTCTTCCTTTATGTATCTCATAGAGACACAGACTCGCTGCACCAACTACCTACCGAGTGCTAATTAATATTTACCGTTTACTGCTATATATTGTCTATAGTCTATTGTAATCTTGCTACAAGTATTTAGTTAAAAAGTAGGTGTTTGTCAGTCTCACAAACTATGTAGCCATGACTAGTGCTGACGGCCAGAGATAGCCCCACCtacttattttcttctttttcagaccCTCCTGAGAGGGATTCTACAGT encodes:
- the scn2b.L gene encoding sodium channel subunit beta-2 precursor gives rise to the protein MGRREYPAAAGPSLVILALSLLVVVSGMEITAPPTLYALNGTDVRLSCKFSSCYKMDNNKLFSMNWTYKSCENCSEEMFIQYNKKISYHNLERFQSRVEFIGNPIKNDLTVMIHDIQLQDEGYYYCYVLNPPDRDRGVGKKHQ